In the genome of Cryptomeria japonica chromosome 8, Sugi_1.0, whole genome shotgun sequence, one region contains:
- the LOC131052721 gene encoding protein translation factor SUI1 homolog 2, with protein MSDLDVQIPGAFDPFAEANAEDSGAGSKEYVHVRIQQRNGRKSLTTVQGLKKEFSYNKILKDLKKEFCCNGTVVQDPELGQVIQLQGDQRKNVSNFLIQAGIVKKDNIKIHGF; from the exons ATGTCAGATCTAGACGTTCAGATTCCTGGAGCATTTG ATCCATTCGCTGAAGCAAATGCTGAAGACTCTGGTGCTGGATCCAAAGAGTATGTCCATGTGCGCATACAACAGCGAAACGGTAGAAAGAGTCTAACAACTGTACAAGGCTTAAAGAAAGAATTTAGTTACAACAAAATTCTTAAAGATCTGAAGAAAGAGTTCTGTTGTAATGGAACTGTTGTGCAGGATCCTGAACTTGGGCAG GTGATTCAGCTACAAGGTGATCAGaggaagaatgtgtcaaatttcctgaTACAG GCTGGAATTGTGAAGAAGGACAATATAAAGATTCATGGTTTCTGA